One genomic segment of Oncorhynchus mykiss isolate Arlee chromosome 10, USDA_OmykA_1.1, whole genome shotgun sequence includes these proteins:
- the LOC118936772 gene encoding neuronal acetylcholine receptor subunit beta-2-like, with protein sequence MAVTVTLSLSLLLLSLSSTGAENAEERLVNYLLSPERYNKLIRPAVNKSQQVTISIQVSLSQLISVNEREQIMTTNLWLFQEWNDYRLRWDPEKYEGIKKLRIPSQHIWLPDIVLYNNADGVYEVSFYCNAVVSNTGDIFWLPPAIYKSACAIEVQHFPFDQQNCTLKFRSWTYDHTEVDLILTSDFASRDDFTPSGEWDIVSLPARKNEDPDDITYLDITYDFVIKRKPLFYTINLIIPCVLITSLAILVFYLPSDCGEKMTLCISVLLALTVFLLLISKIVPPTSLAVPLIGKYLMFTMVLVTFSIVTSVCVLNVHHRSPSTHRMPDWVKRLFLLRLPAFLLMRRPGNNNVQEKVRRKHATTAAGNTTSGNPGNSRGGAKKRYSDIKLGGIQTDSDSFYVKEDSARKFGWKVGDVSGDGGVPEIRRRVAVQWDADLEEAVDGVRYIAEHMKTEDGDEGIIEDWKYVAMVIDRLFLWIFILVCVVGTLGLFMQPLFQSYNTPTADSNEYGDF encoded by the exons ATGGCGGTGACCGTGactttatcgctctctctccttctgttatCTCTCTCAA gtacAGGAGCGGAGAATGCAGAGGAGCGTCTGGTGAACTACCTGTTGAGTCCAGAGCGTTATAACAAACTGATCCGTCCTGCTGTTAACAAGAGCCAGCAGGTTACCATCTCTATACAGGTGTCTCTGTCACAGCTCATCAGTGTG AATGAGAGAGAACAGATTATGACCACCAACCTCTGGCTGTTCCAG gaGTGGAATGACTACAGACTGAGATGGGACCCAGAGAAATACGAAGGCATCAAAAAACTACGAATCCCATCTCAACACATCTGGCTTCCTGATATTGTTCTCTACAACAA TGCGGACGGGGTGTACGAGGTCTCCTTCTATTGCAACGCCGTGGTGTCCAACACAGGAGACATCTTCTGGCTCCCGCCTGCCATCTACAAGTCAGCCTGCGCCATCGAGGTCCAGCACTTCCCCTTCGACCAGCAG aACTGCACGCTCAAGTTCCGCTCGTGGACCTACGACCACACCGAAGTCGACCTCATCCTCACCAGCGACTTCGCCAGCCGGGACGACTTCACGCCGAGCGGCGAGTGGGACATCGTGTCGCTGCCCGCCCGCAAGAACGAAGACCCCGACGACATCACCTACCTGGACATCACCTACGACTTTGTCATCAAGAGGAAGCCTCTGTTCTACACCATCAACCTGATCATCCCCTGTGTCCTCATTACCTCTCTGGCCATCCTGGTGTTCTACCTGCCCTCTGACTGTGGGGAGAAGATGACCCTGTGTATCTCTGTCCTGCTGGCCCTCACTGTCTTCCTGCTGCTCATCTCTAAGATAGTACCGCCCACCTCTCTGGCTGTGCCTCTCATAG gtaaatACCTGATGTTCACTATGGTGTTGGTCACCTTCTCCATCgtgaccagtgtgtgtgtcctcaaCGTTCACCACCGCTCCCCGTCCACCCACCGCATGCCTGACTGGGTCAAACGCCTCTTCCTGCTCCGCCTCCCCGCCTTTCTCCTCATGAGACGACCCGGGAACAATAACGTCCAGGAAAAAGTTAGACGGAAGCACGCCACTACCGCTGCCGGGAACACCACCTCCGGGAACCCTGGGAATTCCCGAGGCGGGGCGAAAAAGCGCTATTCCGACATCAAGCTGGGAGGAATCCAGACGGACTCTGACTCGTTCTATGTGAAGGAGGATTCGGCCCGGAAGTTTGGCTGGAAGGTGGGAGACGTGTCGGGGGACGGCGGTGTTCCGGAGATCAGGCGTCGCGTGGCGGTCCAGTGGGACGCTGACCTGGAGGAGGCGGTGGATGGAGTGAGGTATATCGCTGAACACATGAAGACGGAGGACGGAGAtgaaggg ATCATAGAGGACTGGAAGTACGTAGCGATGGTAATTGACCGTCTGTTCCTGTGGATCTTTATcctggtgtgtgtggtgggaacCCTGGGTCTCTTCATGCAGCCCCTCTTCCAGAGCTACAACACTCCTACTGCAGACAGCAACGA GTATGGTGATTTCTGA